A single region of the Fibrobacter sp. genome encodes:
- a CDS encoding diguanylate cyclase: protein MKKRVFAFSDPSSFKKELSEFKKWYDTNGVGALFFHIHTAIIDQELLKSVWTSIEQEFPGVPWVGNSTAGNIQDCELSPEISVTATIFEKSSSKFKIYQYDLKTTSVERITQSIVADAESNPWVKAIEMHYTINDFSTTLFCDGMDGLRPDIQMFGGIVCSPDITSSNSCVFSSVGGFNHNGLIIMFYGGEEFFVESTKISGWKPIGRNFHVTKASGNILYELGGVPAYDIYHKYLNINNDENFFYNALDFPMLYEHNGTQIVRAPAASNPDGSLTMSSDIEVESIVRLSYGEPQTIVESIRQEGERIKAFKPDVLHIFSCAARKAFWSAYEPTYELLPLKGVSESTGFFSHGEFIREKSHLNQHNITLVIAAMREGEGRVEENVHDTQSKRQSKLPLAARMATFIRETSFELEEINSKLEVYNKQLQNLATTDTLTGLENRLAFDEYLRRISRLEDGNSDWVMVMIDVNGLKYTNDTFGHLAGDALIVAAGNAISAAFGEVGKCFRIGGDEFVVLAKSNRDQVYKLRCGLDRAVEEYNKNALYRLSMAVGESFLKNDTGLRKSISDWKLEADLNMYRDKVSSHRSRETSDNKNLRELVSCLISIEEAKDAYTAHHSDRVQELSEMLAKYLGLSEATQQLISDAAILHDIGKVGVSDAILGKPSKLTDEEFAVIKQHPVIGARILMQSNYTQEMVQIVLHHHERYDGRGYPEGVAGDEIPLGARVIAIADSIDAMTSRRCYRDAMSLDFCRNEIEKNIGLMYDPAIAKVALDHWGEIADKLLAMMSGHSRR from the coding sequence ATGAAAAAAAGAGTATTCGCTTTTAGCGATCCGTCAAGTTTTAAAAAAGAACTGTCTGAGTTCAAGAAATGGTATGACACCAACGGTGTCGGCGCTCTTTTTTTTCATATCCACACTGCCATTATTGACCAGGAACTGCTGAAGTCCGTGTGGACTTCCATTGAGCAGGAATTCCCGGGAGTACCCTGGGTCGGAAACTCCACTGCGGGAAATATCCAGGATTGTGAACTGTCCCCGGAAATTTCCGTGACGGCCACCATTTTCGAAAAGTCCTCTTCCAAGTTCAAGATTTACCAGTACGACCTGAAAACAACGTCGGTGGAACGCATTACCCAAAGCATCGTGGCTGATGCCGAAAGTAATCCCTGGGTGAAGGCCATCGAAATGCATTACACCATCAATGACTTTTCGACGACTTTGTTCTGCGATGGCATGGATGGCCTCCGTCCGGATATCCAGATGTTTGGTGGCATCGTATGTTCCCCCGATATTACAAGTTCCAATTCCTGCGTGTTTTCTTCGGTTGGTGGATTTAACCACAATGGCCTTATCATCATGTTCTACGGTGGTGAGGAATTTTTCGTGGAGTCCACGAAGATTAGCGGTTGGAAACCTATCGGCAGAAATTTCCACGTGACCAAGGCCTCTGGCAATATTTTGTACGAACTGGGCGGTGTTCCCGCTTACGATATTTACCACAAGTACCTGAACATCAATAACGACGAGAATTTCTTTTACAACGCCCTGGATTTCCCCATGCTTTATGAGCATAACGGAACCCAGATTGTACGAGCCCCTGCAGCCAGTAATCCCGATGGATCTCTGACGATGTCCTCCGACATAGAGGTTGAATCCATCGTACGACTTTCCTATGGCGAGCCTCAGACCATTGTGGAATCCATCCGCCAGGAAGGTGAACGAATCAAGGCTTTCAAACCCGATGTCTTGCATATTTTCTCCTGTGCCGCCCGTAAGGCTTTCTGGTCGGCCTACGAACCGACTTACGAACTTTTGCCGTTGAAGGGTGTTTCTGAAAGTACCGGCTTTTTCTCTCATGGTGAATTTATTCGTGAAAAGAGTCATCTGAACCAGCACAATATCACCTTGGTCATTGCCGCCATGCGTGAAGGAGAGGGGCGTGTCGAAGAAAATGTTCATGATACTCAGAGCAAGAGGCAATCCAAGCTCCCTCTGGCTGCACGAATGGCCACCTTCATTCGCGAAACCTCTTTTGAACTTGAAGAAATCAACAGCAAGCTTGAAGTCTATAACAAGCAGCTACAGAACCTCGCTACTACAGATACCCTTACCGGCTTGGAAAACCGCTTGGCCTTCGATGAATACCTGAGACGCATTAGCCGCCTGGAAGATGGTAATTCCGACTGGGTCATGGTGATGATCGATGTGAACGGCCTGAAGTACACCAACGATACCTTTGGCCATTTGGCTGGCGACGCCCTGATCGTGGCTGCAGGTAATGCTATTTCTGCAGCCTTCGGCGAAGTGGGCAAGTGCTTCCGTATTGGCGGTGACGAATTTGTGGTTTTGGCAAAATCCAACCGCGACCAGGTTTACAAGCTCCGCTGCGGTTTGGACAGAGCCGTGGAAGAATACAATAAGAACGCCTTGTACAGGCTCTCCATGGCCGTGGGTGAAAGTTTTCTCAAGAACGATACCGGCCTTCGCAAGTCCATTAGCGACTGGAAACTTGAGGCTGACTTGAACATGTATCGCGACAAGGTTTCTTCCCACAGAAGCCGCGAAACCAGCGATAACAAGAACCTGAGGGAACTTGTCTCCTGCCTGATTTCCATTGAGGAAGCCAAGGATGCCTACACGGCTCACCATTCCGACCGTGTGCAGGAACTTTCTGAAATGCTTGCTAAATACCTAGGTTTGTCTGAAGCTACCCAGCAGTTGATTTCTGATGCGGCCATCCTTCATGATATTGGCAAGGTGGGCGTTAGCGATGCAATTCTCGGCAAGCCCTCCAAGCTGACTGATGAGGAATTTGCCGTGATCAAGCAGCATCCGGTGATAGGCGCCCGTATCTTGATGCAGTCCAACTACACCCAGGAAATGGTGCAGATTGTGCTTCATCATCATGAACGCTACGATGGCCGCGGCTATCCGGAAGGTGTTGCCGGCGACGAAATCCCCCTGGGCGCCCGCGTGATTGCCATTGCGGACTCCATTGACGCCATGACTAGCCGTCGTTGTTACCGTGACGCCATGTCCCTTGATTTCTGCCGAAATGAAATCGAAAAGAACATCGGCCTCATGTACGACCCGGCAATTGCAAAGGTTGCCCTGGACCACTGGGGTGAAATCGCCGACAAGCTTTTGGCTATGATGAGCGGTCATTCTAGACGGTAA
- a CDS encoding TldD/PmbA family protein — translation MNIIDAVSYMCDLAKGQAEQYDVIATTSHSEGLSVFQGQVQNTEISDSVGMGVRVIKDGHPGYAYTERLTKDAIAQTLKDALCHTQWTESIDITLPNAVEMPDTYPNYNSALESLNLQQMKDFCIELEKQTFAKSKEIENIPYLGADMSSASSVIANNTGLMYKGKSNYASAGAGAVASRDGIKKLGNFVKSGRDWGEFSIDEIASKTADYATELFGAKKIEGGKIPVVFSERVSARIIGMYTSPFIAESMQKGQSRLAGKEGEKIAGEKFSIVNDPQGDMFAHKIRYDSEGCVAKRVDVVKDGVFNSALYNLETAAKAGCETTGNGARDFGSKMVTGFNNLLVPPGTMTTAELLKLFPKCLLVVRLEGGSGCNAISGELSMGAHGFWCENGVIQHPVDGVTLSGNFFDIIQNIVEVGNEYKDKFSSYQVPALAVSELSVSV, via the coding sequence ATGAACATTATTGACGCTGTATCCTATATGTGTGACTTGGCCAAGGGCCAGGCTGAACAGTACGATGTGATTGCTACTACTTCTCATTCTGAAGGATTGTCCGTTTTCCAGGGACAGGTTCAGAACACTGAAATTTCTGATTCCGTGGGTATGGGTGTTCGCGTAATCAAGGACGGCCATCCGGGCTATGCCTATACGGAACGTTTGACAAAGGATGCTATCGCCCAGACTTTGAAGGATGCACTTTGCCATACCCAGTGGACAGAATCCATCGATATCACTTTGCCTAACGCTGTGGAAATGCCGGATACTTATCCCAACTACAATTCGGCTTTGGAATCCTTGAATCTTCAGCAGATGAAGGATTTCTGCATTGAACTTGAAAAGCAGACTTTTGCAAAGTCCAAGGAAATTGAAAACATTCCGTACCTGGGTGCGGATATGAGTTCTGCATCTTCTGTCATTGCAAACAACACTGGCCTGATGTACAAGGGCAAGTCCAACTACGCTTCCGCTGGGGCGGGTGCAGTGGCTTCCCGCGACGGCATCAAGAAGCTGGGAAACTTTGTGAAGTCTGGCCGAGACTGGGGCGAATTCAGCATTGATGAAATTGCTTCCAAGACTGCCGATTATGCTACTGAACTTTTCGGTGCAAAGAAGATTGAAGGCGGCAAGATTCCGGTGGTGTTCTCTGAACGCGTTTCCGCACGAATCATCGGGATGTACACCAGTCCGTTCATTGCAGAATCCATGCAGAAGGGGCAGTCTCGCTTGGCCGGCAAGGAAGGCGAAAAGATTGCTGGTGAAAAGTTCTCTATCGTCAACGATCCTCAGGGTGACATGTTTGCCCACAAGATTCGTTATGACTCCGAAGGTTGCGTGGCCAAGCGCGTGGACGTGGTGAAGGATGGCGTTTTCAATAGCGCCCTCTACAATCTTGAAACAGCAGCGAAGGCTGGTTGCGAAACTACCGGTAACGGCGCTCGCGATTTCGGCAGCAAGATGGTGACCGGCTTTAACAACCTGCTGGTTCCCCCGGGAACCATGACTACCGCAGAACTTCTGAAGCTGTTCCCCAAGTGTCTCTTGGTGGTGCGCCTGGAAGGTGGTTCCGGCTGTAACGCCATTAGCGGTGAACTCTCCATGGGTGCCCACGGCTTCTGGTGCGAAAACGGCGTAATCCAGCATCCGGTGGATGGCGTGACCTTGAGCGGAAACTTCTTCGACATTATCCAGAACATTGTTGAAGTGGGTAATGAATACAAGGATAAGTTCAGCAGCTACCAGGTACCTGCGCTGGCTGTAAGCGAACTCAGCGTCAGCGTATAA
- a CDS encoding GGDEF domain-containing protein yields MSVNNIKDIRRLAYIENTIIAALVVVMMGIYYAIGAMFLVYYSIFVAIVYLVHYFFIRRFKFIPVTWSTYTMLTLYMSICTVYLGFDYGFFLYSMSTIPLIYYIKYLTTKFGGKDPKPNFWAIFITLCCVLSSLYSIKYGPVYPTEQAPAMLFLGLNLASVCFFLITFSQLTIKIILGNEEKLKRQADYDALTGLANRYHMMTCLEKIVEESKESSQLWVAMIDVDDFKQINDKYGHATGDRVLGRLSSIMKKLCANCTISRWGGEEFLICGKADIVSPRILEDLVKQVGEATVSAQNEKVHFTISAGVATYVPGQDIDAWIINADKMLYKVKNSGKNNVAF; encoded by the coding sequence ATGTCTGTCAACAACATAAAAGATATCCGGAGACTCGCCTACATCGAGAATACAATCATCGCGGCCCTTGTCGTTGTGATGATGGGTATTTATTATGCCATCGGGGCAATGTTCCTGGTCTACTACTCCATTTTTGTTGCAATCGTCTACCTCGTACACTACTTTTTTATCCGAAGGTTCAAGTTCATTCCGGTCACATGGTCCACCTACACCATGCTGACCTTGTACATGTCCATTTGCACGGTGTACCTCGGATTCGACTACGGGTTCTTCCTGTACTCCATGTCCACCATCCCGCTGATTTACTACATCAAGTACTTGACCACTAAGTTTGGCGGAAAAGACCCCAAGCCAAACTTCTGGGCAATTTTCATCACTCTTTGCTGCGTTCTTTCTTCTCTGTATTCCATTAAGTATGGACCGGTTTATCCGACCGAGCAGGCTCCGGCCATGCTTTTCCTTGGTCTGAACCTGGCCAGCGTATGCTTCTTCTTGATAACCTTCTCTCAACTAACTATCAAGATTATCCTGGGAAACGAAGAGAAGCTCAAGAGACAAGCGGACTACGACGCACTTACCGGACTGGCAAACCGTTACCACATGATGACTTGCCTTGAAAAAATCGTGGAAGAAAGCAAGGAATCCAGCCAGCTCTGGGTCGCCATGATAGATGTGGATGACTTCAAGCAGATCAACGACAAGTATGGCCACGCCACCGGAGACCGGGTCCTTGGGCGTCTCAGTTCCATCATGAAAAAGCTTTGCGCCAACTGTACCATAAGCCGTTGGGGTGGCGAAGAATTCCTTATCTGCGGAAAGGCCGACATCGTTTCTCCCCGCATTTTGGAAGATTTGGTCAAGCAGGTCGGCGAAGCAACCGTCTCCGCCCAGAACGAAAAAGTCCATTTCACCATTTCCGCTGGCGTTGCAACATACGTTCCTGGCCAGGATATCGACGCCTGGATTATCAACGCCGACAAGATGCTTTACAAGGTAAAGAACAGCGGCAAGAACAACGTGGCGTTCTAA
- a CDS encoding VOC family protein, which produces MNLTQVHHIAIISSNYEKTKHFYVDLLGFKIIRENYRAERGDYKIDLQLDGMELELFIIPGRPPRPSYPEANGLRHLAFRVESVDATVAELNALGIATEPVRVDDYTGKKMTFFSDPDGLPLEIHE; this is translated from the coding sequence ATGAACCTTACACAAGTCCATCACATCGCCATCATCAGCAGCAATTACGAAAAAACCAAGCATTTTTACGTGGACCTTCTGGGATTTAAAATCATCCGCGAGAATTACCGCGCAGAACGTGGGGATTACAAGATCGACTTGCAGCTGGACGGCATGGAGCTGGAGCTGTTCATCATTCCAGGAAGGCCGCCCCGCCCCAGCTACCCCGAGGCAAACGGCCTTCGTCACCTAGCGTTCCGCGTAGAATCTGTGGATGCAACTGTCGCAGAGCTGAACGCCTTAGGAATCGCAACGGAACCTGTCCGCGTTGACGATTATACCGGCAAGAAGATGACCTTTTTCAGCGATCCCGACGGATTACCGCTGGAAATACACGAATAA
- a CDS encoding XRE family transcriptional regulator: MARHGTPTPGQAILEGIEWLKMDKAEFARRIGVSLEVLESLIAGTTPITRELATSLESVTGSPAAYWTMLERKARRAAAPETSNLEPGTLK; encoded by the coding sequence ATGGCAAGACATGGAACGCCCACACCGGGTCAGGCTATTTTGGAAGGCATTGAATGGCTCAAGATGGACAAGGCTGAATTTGCCCGTCGTATCGGTGTTTCCCTTGAAGTTTTGGAATCCCTGATTGCAGGAACTACTCCCATTACTCGCGAACTTGCCACTTCTCTTGAATCTGTGACGGGTAGCCCTGCCGCCTACTGGACCATGCTGGAACGCAAGGCCCGCCGTGCTGCGGCTCCGGAAACCTCGAACCTTGAACCTGGAACCTTAAAATGA
- the metG gene encoding methionine--tRNA ligase, whose translation MKNFYVTTPIYYVNDAPHIGHSYTTVLADILTRFHKILGYQTYFLTGTDEHGQKVQRAAAKRGVDPQQHVDEYYHHFEDLWKKMGICNDFFIRTTYPEHKAYVQECLQKLWDKGEIYSKEYEGWYSVGEERFFGEDELDENKCDPISHRPVEWLKEKNYFFKMSKYQQQLIDHLNNNPDWIVPDYRRNEILGFLRQPLNDLCISRPKARLSWGIPLPFDGDYVTYVWFDALLNYVSASTAFHKTFADGTPIWPATYHLIGKDILTTHSVYWPTMLMALDIPLPKHILAHGWWLVNGGEKMSKSAGNVVKPMDYMEKYGDDAFRYYLAREMVVGQDANFTHDSFVRRINADLANDLGNVLNRVHKLVLTNFEGKLPAAVVMDDAANDVMNLAKKVIEDIKQDLPQARLSQSIENIMSLVRSINRYFEIKAPWKLAKDPALKNELATVLYVAAEAVRLSLCMLWPVIPTKAEEGLKMLGTKFESAEDLVWGLMKGGEAFGEGKPLFPRIDEEVKPQQQQQQAKPKQNKPLTAADVPAAMDLRAAKIVEVADHPDATSLYVLKVDAGEGELRTVCSGLKASYEASELQDRMILLFANLKPAPLRGIMSAGMLFAGDLEAESHKCRLVAVPEGAKPGDRALFKGIEPSEPRELKLKDFDKIALSVKNGEVFCTAGEGAAAVALEIGGKAVTCDVPEGNGVH comes from the coding sequence ATGAAGAACTTTTACGTTACTACCCCGATTTACTATGTGAATGATGCGCCGCATATCGGTCATTCCTACACCACCGTTCTTGCAGACATTCTTACCCGCTTCCACAAGATTCTTGGCTACCAGACCTACTTTTTGACCGGTACCGACGAACACGGCCAGAAGGTGCAGCGCGCAGCCGCCAAGCGCGGTGTGGATCCGCAGCAGCATGTGGACGAATACTACCATCACTTCGAAGACTTGTGGAAGAAGATGGGCATCTGCAACGACTTCTTTATCCGCACCACCTATCCCGAACACAAGGCTTACGTTCAGGAATGCCTCCAGAAGCTTTGGGACAAGGGCGAAATCTACTCCAAGGAATACGAAGGCTGGTATTCCGTTGGCGAAGAACGTTTCTTTGGCGAAGACGAACTGGACGAAAACAAGTGCGACCCCATTAGCCACCGCCCGGTGGAATGGCTGAAGGAAAAGAACTACTTCTTCAAGATGAGCAAGTACCAGCAGCAGCTCATCGACCACTTGAACAACAACCCGGACTGGATTGTTCCCGACTACCGTCGTAACGAAATCCTGGGCTTCCTGCGCCAGCCGCTTAACGACCTTTGCATCAGCCGCCCGAAGGCACGCCTCAGCTGGGGCATTCCCCTGCCTTTCGACGGCGACTACGTGACTTACGTGTGGTTCGACGCCTTGCTCAACTACGTGAGCGCCTCCACCGCCTTCCACAAGACTTTTGCCGATGGCACTCCCATTTGGCCCGCTACCTACCACCTGATCGGTAAGGACATCCTCACCACTCATAGCGTGTACTGGCCCACCATGCTCATGGCCCTGGACATTCCTCTGCCCAAGCACATTCTGGCTCACGGCTGGTGGCTCGTTAACGGCGGCGAAAAGATGAGTAAGTCTGCCGGTAACGTGGTCAAGCCCATGGACTACATGGAAAAGTACGGCGACGACGCCTTCCGCTACTACCTCGCTCGCGAAATGGTGGTTGGCCAGGACGCAAACTTCACCCACGATTCCTTTGTCCGTCGCATTAACGCTGACTTGGCAAACGACCTGGGTAACGTTCTGAACCGCGTTCATAAGCTGGTTCTCACCAACTTCGAAGGCAAGCTCCCCGCAGCCGTGGTCATGGATGACGCCGCCAACGACGTGATGAACCTCGCCAAGAAGGTCATCGAAGACATTAAGCAGGACCTGCCCCAGGCTCGCCTCTCCCAGTCCATCGAAAACATCATGAGCCTGGTCCGTAGCATCAACCGCTACTTCGAAATCAAGGCTCCCTGGAAGCTGGCCAAGGACCCGGCTCTCAAGAATGAACTGGCTACCGTTCTTTATGTGGCCGCAGAAGCCGTACGCCTCAGCCTTTGCATGCTGTGGCCGGTGATCCCCACCAAGGCTGAAGAAGGACTCAAGATGCTGGGCACCAAGTTCGAAAGTGCAGAAGATCTCGTCTGGGGTCTCATGAAGGGTGGCGAAGCTTTCGGCGAAGGTAAGCCCCTGTTCCCCCGCATCGACGAAGAAGTGAAGCCTCAGCAGCAGCAACAGCAGGCCAAGCCCAAGCAGAACAAGCCCCTGACCGCAGCTGACGTCCCTGCCGCTATGGACCTCCGCGCCGCAAAGATTGTTGAAGTGGCAGACCACCCGGATGCAACTTCCCTCTACGTCCTCAAGGTGGACGCTGGCGAAGGCGAACTGCGCACTGTTTGCTCCGGCCTGAAAGCTAGCTACGAAGCTTCCGAACTTCAGGATCGCATGATTCTTTTGTTCGCAAACCTGAAGCCCGCACCCCTTCGCGGTATCATGAGCGCAGGCATGCTCTTCGCAGGCGACCTGGAAGCCGAATCCCACAAGTGCCGCCTGGTGGCAGTACCGGAAGGTGCAAAGCCCGGTGACCGCGCTCTGTTCAAGGGTATCGAACCTTCTGAACCGCGCGAGCTGAAGCTGAAGGATTTCGACAAGATCGCTCTCTCCGTAAAGAACGGCGAAGTGTTCTGCACTGCAGGCGAAGGCGCAGCAGCCGTCGCTCTGGAAATCGGCGGCAAGGCCGTGACCTGCGACGTTCCGGAAGGCAACGGAGTTCATTAA
- the lgt gene encoding prolipoprotein diacylglyceryl transferase, with product MDLSWWNLIPTYFDGTAIELGSFPVRWYGIMYIFAFVTAYFTMWRINKKENMGYTKDQFDSLFTWIIAGIIIGARLGYVFFYKPGYYLANPMEIILPFTHDATGTHFAGIAGMSYHGGLILGTIFTFIGLKKNKMDVWKGLNLCFLVAPLAYTWGRWGNFINGELFGEVTTSAIGMYFPLAHDSPLSNPILHHPSQLYEMVFEGIVLFALLYNLRRIPLLRDKMPCLYLMGYGIFRFFIEFFRKSDAHLGRNDLFGMSRGQTLCSLMILGGIIWMVVLIYRERKGKSEKVKG from the coding sequence TTCCCCGTCCGTTGGTACGGCATCATGTACATCTTCGCTTTTGTCACCGCATACTTTACCATGTGGCGCATCAACAAGAAAGAAAACATGGGCTACACCAAGGATCAGTTCGATAGTCTGTTCACCTGGATTATCGCAGGCATCATCATTGGCGCTCGCCTCGGCTACGTGTTCTTCTACAAGCCCGGCTACTACCTAGCCAACCCCATGGAAATCATCCTGCCCTTTACCCACGACGCCACCGGCACCCATTTTGCAGGCATCGCCGGCATGAGCTATCACGGCGGTTTGATTCTTGGAACCATCTTCACCTTCATCGGCCTGAAGAAGAACAAGATGGACGTTTGGAAGGGTTTGAATCTCTGCTTCCTGGTGGCACCTCTGGCATACACCTGGGGACGTTGGGGCAACTTCATTAACGGGGAACTTTTCGGAGAAGTCACTACCAGTGCCATCGGCATGTACTTCCCCCTGGCTCACGACAGTCCCTTGAGCAACCCCATCCTCCACCACCCCAGCCAGCTTTACGAAATGGTCTTCGAAGGCATTGTGCTGTTCGCACTTTTGTACAACTTGCGCCGCATTCCCTTGCTCCGCGACAAGATGCCCTGCCTTTACCTGATGGGTTACGGCATTTTCCGATTCTTCATTGAATTCTTCAGAAAGTCCGACGCACACCTGGGACGCAACGACCTGTTCGGCATGAGCCGCGGCCAGACCCTCTGCAGCCTCATGATCCTCGGCGGCATCATCTGGATGGTTGTGCTAATCTACCGCGAAAGAAAAGGGAAAAGCGAAAAGGTTAAAGGTTAA
- a CDS encoding queuosine precursor transporter, whose amino-acid sequence MTQVTDNLDKTAAKSADNEFDIGEKRDPFSPLVVIAGLMVACYLTSNVMAVKLLSVCGITIFDAGTITFPLAYMLGDVLTEIWGFKTARKIIWLTFFCQVFMAVFTFVGTTLPYPDFTEETASAYATIFSFVPRITVASLVAFLLGELTNSWTMVKIREKTGRKLLWVRTIGSSVFGYIVDTSIFVLIAFAGTVPVKDLTTMIVVQFPGKLVIEAICATPIAYALINHLRKKFEAR is encoded by the coding sequence ATGACACAAGTTACGGACAACCTTGACAAAACCGCAGCAAAATCTGCCGATAACGAATTCGATATCGGTGAAAAGCGCGACCCTTTCTCTCCCCTCGTCGTAATCGCCGGCCTTATGGTGGCCTGCTACCTCACGTCCAACGTGATGGCGGTAAAATTATTGTCAGTCTGCGGTATCACCATCTTTGATGCAGGTACCATCACATTCCCCCTGGCCTACATGCTGGGCGATGTGCTCACAGAAATCTGGGGTTTCAAAACCGCCCGCAAGATCATTTGGCTCACCTTCTTCTGCCAAGTTTTCATGGCGGTTTTCACTTTCGTAGGAACAACCCTTCCCTACCCGGACTTTACCGAGGAAACCGCCAGCGCCTACGCTACCATTTTCAGCTTTGTCCCCCGCATTACCGTAGCCTCCCTGGTGGCATTCCTGCTGGGTGAATTGACCAACTCCTGGACCATGGTGAAAATCCGCGAAAAAACCGGCCGCAAGCTGCTCTGGGTCCGCACCATCGGTTCCTCCGTCTTTGGTTACATCGTCGACACCTCCATTTTCGTTCTGATTGCCTTTGCAGGAACCGTCCCCGTCAAGGACCTGACCACCATGATTGTGGTGCAGTTCCCTGGCAAGCTTGTCATTGAAGCCATTTGCGCCACCCCCATCGCCTACGCTTTGATCAACCATCTGCGTAAAAAGTTCGAGGCTCGCTAA